In Chionomys nivalis chromosome 21, mChiNiv1.1, whole genome shotgun sequence, the genomic window CTCACACTTCCACTTTAGTGTGTGTATGGCATAATAAACTGCAGTAATAGCTGGTCTCTAGTCACACGGTTTGTGCCCACTGAGCGCTGATGCAAAGTGTACAACCTCAAGTCTGAAGATGTTTTTTTCATTGTAGCTGCAAATCCTGGAGTGAACAGCAGCTCAGGATATATTTCTGTAAAACTCAGAACAAGTGACCAGTTTATGTGTTCCAGGTGACAGTGAAGGTGACGAAGAGGAGACCACACAAGATGAAGTATCTTCCCACACATCAGAGGAAGATGGTGGGGTAGTCAAAGTGGAGAAAGAATTAGAAAACGCAGAGCAGCCTGTTGGTGGTGGGAGTGAAGTAGTAGAGCATGAGGCAAGTGGCCCGCAGTCCTCGTCACAACAGTTCCCTCTTCCATCCACACCCTCCACCCTAAAAGCTCTCACTGCTTTCCAAGTGAGCTCACCTAAGCAGAGTGCGCACTGCTCTAGGAGGCACTCTGAAGTGAGCTTTCATGTTTAAGTCAGTCAGACTGTGCTGTGGAACCTGCTTCCAACTAAATTGTTTCCTGAGTATTTGTGCAAGGAAAATGCAGAAGGGAAGCTAACCCTTTCCTTGCACAGTCCAGTGTCTTCAGGGTAGAAAGCCTTGAAGATTCTAGAAAATTTAATTCCTTTCAAACAGTACTTGATCCTTCAGTCCATATGGGAACCTAAAACTAACACCTGTGTAGGACCATTGAAAGAGGTGGGGCAAGGAAGAGACTAGCGAGGAGTTTAAATGACTTGCCTGTTTGATGGATTTGCAGGTCACAGAAAACCTAAATTCTGACCCCTTGCTTGAACTCTGCCAGTGTCCCCTCTGCCAGATAGACTGTGGGAGTCGAGAGCAACTGATTGCACACGTGTACCAGGTATGGAATGGGCAGGGGAGTTCTGAGACTGAGTGCAAGCAGTTTAGATCTCAGGTGCTGCAGTGGCCTTTGCCTTTGGCAAAAGAAGCTCAGGCTATTGGTTCTGCTAGGACTCATTCCACCCTTCAGAACATCTTAGAAAATAATGGTGATGTATTTACTAAATAGGTTCTGAGTTCCCACACAGATAACTCTTTGGAaaccctgtggctttggagcctgtcctggaactagctcttgtaggccaggctggtctcgaactcacagagatccgcctgcctctgcctcccaagtgctgggattaaaggcgtgcgccaccatcgcccggctcttgtTTTCCTAAATTATTTAATACAATCAGTAGTGAAAGAGAAACTAACTTCTATTAACAATGATGTCTTTTAAAGAGGGTAGGGGTAGTCAACAAGATGGCTCTGgtggtaaaggcacctgccacaaagcctgatgacctgagtacagtctccaggacccacacagtagaagaacTGCTTGCCACttgttatcctctgaccttcaccacacacacacataatgtggTATACGCAGGTACACTAcaggcacacaaaataaataaaatgcacaatGATATATTTTGGGTGCCAATGAAAGGAAAGTACAAACAAGGAAAAACAGACTTTTCTACCCTAATCCAATTGAGAGCATACCTACTTACTAGTGGTCTGTAAGACATTACTACAAAGGACAGCTTCATAGATTGTACCTATAAAGATGGTTCATTAGAAGTATTTCTTCAGCCTTGTGATAGTTATGGGCACACCTTAAATCcaaacacttaggaggcagaggcaggtggatctctgtgagtttgaggacagcttggtctacagagtgagttcctggaaagctaggggctacacaaagaaactctatttttgaaaaaccaaaaagaaaagaaaaagtttcttTAGAGGACTGAGGAAAGGCAGGCCACCATAAATACCTGCTCATACCACTACTACTATCCAACTCCTTCATTGCACCTTAAAATGCACTTGTAACTACATAATATGAGCCAGGGAAGCCCAAACTATCAAGAGCCTCTGTGGAGAGTTCTGGAGCTCCATTATTTTTCAAgccatttatttatgtatcccAGAATATGGTCAGAATTTGCAGTAATAAAATATGAGCAGTGGCCTGAATGACTAAACAAATAGTTTCAAGTTCTTCATtctaaggggaaaaaaggaaggggtGCAGATTGTTCTGGAGGTAACACAAAATTAACATATTAAGACTTTGTTTTACAGCATACTGCAGCAGTGGTGAGTGCCAAGAGTTACATGTGCCCTGTCTGTGGACGGGCCCTTAGCTCCCCAGGGTCATTGGGTCGCCACCTCCTAATCCATTCGGAAGACCAACGGTCTAACTGTGCTGTGTGTGGAGCCCGTTTTACTAGCCATGCCACTTTTAACAGGTTAGTAGAACACCTGATCTTATGCTAAGCAAATTACTGGATATAAGATGCTGCTTTCCCAGGTCAAAAGAAAGGCTAAAGATAAGTAATGCCAAAGAGTTGATAGAACAATCTGGAAATAGAAGTGATGAGACTAGGAGATAAGCTTGACAGTATGCACTAGATATTCCCTCAAGGGAAACGAATTGCTTTTCTTTCCCTGTCAGAGTATTTCCAACTAGAAAGTGATGCAGAGACACAAGAGCATTCATGATAAAACAAGCAGACAGAAGCTGCAGTATGCTGAGAGGATCCTATGTAAGGACACACTCTGCTGTCTTCTAGGAAGACAGACACTGTCTTCATCCCATTGCTTTGGTTGTACAATGCACAAGCTACGTTTTCTTGTGGGCAAGGCCAGGTAGGAGGTAAAGCTGTGGATTGTACCTGTGTGAAGGAAACCTCCACCTCCAGACCCCTCATTCACACAACAGGCCCAGCCCTGCTTAGCACCTACAAGATACTGCCATTCTGGCTTTGCCTTGGGTAGGTTTCTATGGCAGGTGGTTCAGTTGCTAATTCAAGGTGGGCTTTATAATTTAGTAGATACCCTAGTCCAAAGAAGAGAAGGGGGTCTTTCAAGcattccactgtcatagtggtgGACTTTGAACAGTTTGTCTAGTGGTTATGGGTGCCTGAGGCTTACTACACAGAGATACTAATCATCAAAAATATTGGCTTCCCAGTGAGAAACTTCCTGAAGTACTTAATATGGAATCCCTACCCCAAGTGCACAGCGAGGGCCCCTCCAGTGCTGAAGGGAAGGACGTTACCTGTAGTCCTCCAGTATACCCTGCTGGAGTTCTGCTTGTGTGCAACAACTGTGCTGCCTACCGCAAGCTACTGGAAACACAGACCCCCAGTGTGCGCAAGTGGGCCCTCCGTCGACAGAATGAACCTTTGGAAGTACGGCTACAACGGCTTGAACGAGAACGCACAGCCAAGAAGAGTCGGCGAGACAATGAGACCCCAGAGGAGCGGGAGGTCAGACGCATGAGGGACCGTGAAGCCAAGCGCCTGCAGCGCATGCAGGAGACAGATGAGCAGCGAGCTCGCCGGCTACAGCGAGACCGTGAGGCCATGAGACTGAAGCGGGCCAATGAAACTCCAGAGAAGCGGCAAGCCCGACTCATCCGGGAGCGAGAAGCTAAGAGGCTCAAGAGGAGACTGGAGAAAATGGACATGATGTTGCGAGCTCAGTTTGGTCAGGACCCTTCTGCCATGGCAGCCTTAGCAGCTGAAATGAACTTCTTCCAGCTGCCTGTGAGTGGGGTAGAGTTGGACAGCCAGCTTCTGGGGAAAATGGCTTTTGACGAACAGAACAGCAGCTCTCTGCACTGAACCACACCCTCCTGCCTGACTTCCGTCCACTCCAGCCCATTGGGATCAGTGCTGCTGTCACCCAGGAGGCCACAGTCCTTGCTGCCACAGGCAGGCCTGGGTTGGTTGCAGGGAAACCTGTGCACCCTCTGCATGTGGGAACATGATGGGGTCAGGCAGCTCTGGACAAAGGAGCAGGCACTCCAGAAACCTGGACTCCTCAGTCCACTGTGGCAGGCCAGGGTTATGGGACTGTAGGACCCCAGTACAGTCCATAAAGCTGTGAGggcaaataaattaattttatctttactGGCCCTTGGCTCTTTTGTCTCACTGCTTTATCCAATGAAGTGTACTAGAAGAGAGCTTGAATGGGAACGCTCAGGTAGTGGCTTCTGGTGGCTTGTTCCTTTCTGAGGCAGAACGTGCTTTAACGTGGCTGTCCAAGCAGGGGACTAGTGATGGTGAGATCAAGACAGCTGTGGTGAAGACCAGAGCAGAACAACTACCTACTCTTGTAGTCTGGCTGCCATGCACTGGAGAAGAGCACTCCTCAATTTCTGGTTCAGTGCTGCTGCAAAAACAAGCAGAAGTTCCCTTAGCCTGCAGCAAAGGTTATGCACAGTCTGGGTATTTATAGATCATGCAGTCCAGAAGGATGTGCCCTAGTTAAATTGTTGCCAGAAAGATAACTATGCCAGGAATGTGGACCTCTTCCAATGTAACAGACACTTGGACTCCTCTCCCACCTCTGTAGGTCTAAGGCTGTTTAAAAGTGTCAAATGACTCTCAACAAAGTAGGGTTAAGTCCTGCTGACCtctgaaaaatacttttaagaatTACATtgaagctggatggtggtggcactcaggaggcagagacaggcagatctctgtgagtttgaggccagcctggtctgcaagaccCAGTGTCtggcagccagggctgtacacaaagaaaccctgtctcgaaaaagaaaaaattacattgaaaagaaattaaatacttaatTGATCAAAATGCCTTTCACAGAGTTCCATACCAAAATCCTGTTTGAAATATTTCAAGTAACTGAATGCACTCTGTCCCAAGGAATACTTATCCAATTATTTCCACAACATTCTGAATTAGTACAATTCAGGAACAGATGTGTGGGTTCAAAACTCCAGCTCAGTGGTTGTTTGCCTAACACACTGGAGGCctcaggttcaatccccaccaTCGCAAAAACGACCAACCAAAATCAcaaaacaagccaggtgtggtcatggacaccttttatcccagcacttgggaggcagagataggtgtttctgtcagagacagagagtttgaggccagcctagtctacatagtcccaggatagccagggctctatagagagaccctgcttaaaaaaaaaaaaaaaaaaaaaaaaaaaaagattcaactAAAAAAACCCACTGTACCATTACTGTGTAACTTGAGCCAGATCTTTAATTCCTGTCCCAAATGATAGTAATAATAGCAACAGATGATGGATAATGCACTTAGGATCCTTTGCGGCACACAGTAAATAAAGGTACTTGAGTGTGTCATCACTTACTGGTGGTAAACATTTCATAGCAGCGGCTATGACTGGGGTTATTTCAGCAAGTGTGGCAGTATGCCAGAGTAAAGGACAGGTAGAAAGGCCATCTATTAGTCCTACTGCTGACCTTAGTCTACAGGTAGATTTCCCAGACTCTGAAATCCACACCAGTGGGGGCGAATCATGGATCAGGTAGTTCCCACCATTTGCCAAGTTTACCAATGACCATACCATCTTTACTCCAAGTGATCCTGCCCCAATGGCCACCATCACACTGAGATAGGAAAAAGGCgcaaacaccaaaagaaaaagctAGTAGTTTATATAGattgatatatagatatatagatattgatatatattgtgtTTACATAGTCCACAAGTTAAATGCAGGTATCCATAAGAAGAGcattaacaataaaaatacaatctGTGTGTAGCCAAGTACAGAGACTTAAAATGGTAAAACAGCAAAAAGGATCTCACAAAAGTACAAATATACAGTAcaaattgatttatttaaaacagtTACAAAAAAGCACAACAAAATAGAGATTATCCTTAGAATTATTAATGCTTTGTTAAAGATCAGGTAGGATTAGAGGGTAAGAAATGGTATTGGGTGGGAGGAGCACCTGACTAGTTCTAAGGCTTTAGATACAATGCAGTTGATTACATATTAATTCAGCCATTACATACTGGGGATAGTGGTTGGGGGATCAGTAATTTATCTACAGGGAACTCCTACACAAATCAGATCCATCCAGACCTCCCCAGTGCCATCCTCCTCTACTCCTTAGGACCCTAAAGCCACCTGGATGACAAAATTCCCATCCTTTCTCCACCCTATTACCTATCCATATATTCTTCCCTCCCCTAAGGTGCTGTGCAAGCTGAGAGCAGTCTGCTCTCTGCAGCTGGAACATATACTGTTTGGCTACAGGGATCCTGTATGTCAAGGAAGTGTGTGGAGGACAGCCGTATTTTAATACTTCAAGTTAGCCATGAGTACGGTCAGTCTCTTCCCCAATCCAATTCACTGAGTGCACATATGAAGCAAATGAGGGGTCCACCCTGCCTTCAGCAATACCAGCAGCTCACCAACCCTCAGTTTACAACTACACATAAAGTCCCTGGCAGGGGGTGAGGTGGGCATAAAACCACTGTGttatctgttttctctctctcaagtacCTAGGACCCCTAACATAAAGACAGACTAAACGCTTGCAAGTCTGACATTAGGTAAAGGCACGTGGGCTGCTGCCACACACACTGCAGACAGAAACCCAGTCTGGGGCCATCTTTACTGCTAGGCATTTGCAGTGGAATGGCTTCGGGATTACACAGACTGTTGAGTTTGCAATCTACTAGGGAAAGTTCCTAGGCTTAACAGGAGAATAAAGAAACCTTTAATGTGAAAAGTGCATTTATTACTATTTTCCTGTTGAGGAGCTCAACAGGTCAAGCCATACCACCTCTCCCTCTGCCCCAAGAACTGCATAGTCTGCAGGTTAGGAGAGAATGCAAACAACTCTAGTATCAAGGCCAGTGTCATCCTAGGCCCAGACCAGGCTTTCGGTCCAAAGATGGATCCTAGAGTTGAGAAAAACAACTGACAGCTGCAAAGACCCAGatgcttattttattattgcatAATGTGGGAGACCTTTCCAGGGGAAGCTAGAAGGTGAAGGCTTCCAAGCAAAGGCTAACAACATCCATCTATAGTAGAATTCAGCTCTTTGACTGTAGTGTACAACTTTTCTGATCTAGAAAGTACTATAGCTTCAGTGTAGTTTAGTAAACTTAATCCTAGGAGGTCAACACATGTCTCTAAAACTTGGCCTCTGTCCTGTTTGCTTCTAGGACTGTGGCCTAATATCCCACAGCCAATTCAATTAATCTGGTTATCTTTACTCCAAAGGCCTGAACCTTTCCCAATGTCTACCTTCAACTCACGCCAGTGTGACCAACCACTCAATATGCTTACTCAAGCAGGTTTAAATCATGCCACCATCCTGTTCTCTTAAAATGTGTATGATACCCActggtaaaaagaaaatcccaactGAATGAGCTATTTCAGCCACACTTCAAACTCTTTCTGAACCCCAGAAAATGGGACAAGAATGCCACTAGGATCCTGGCTCAAGCCCTAACGTGGTTcctcttgtttttaaaacaggcTATAAAGTACcataaaggagagaaaaagcagTCTCTGGTAGGACCTGTTTCTCTCTCAAGACAGGCACATTTTTGGAGCCAATGGGCTCTGCCAACATTGAAGCCACATCCTTTCAGACCGACCAGCCCATCCACAGCATGCAGACCGTCCCTATTCCACATGACAATGCTACACAGTACCACTGGCAGAACATGAGGAAGAGTGGACAGAATGCCTGAGCTTAATCTACATGGCCAAAGACATGAAGAACAGGAGCTAAAATGGGCAACAGGCAGACAGTGAGCAGACAATAGCAGTGGAAAAGCAGCACAGAGCAAAGTCCATGGTGTTAGGACCAAACGGGACCCTAAGTATAAGGAGAGTCAGTCTAGCTCTTCTCAGGCTCCTCCCTCGGGTATAAGCACTGAGACCTGAGGGCTCAAgccctttccccacatcctgtCTTAATAAGGATGATCTAAATCTTAGATTACTAATCATCCTTTACCAAGTTCCCCTTCTTCTAAATTGGCCTatgtatttcaaaatacatattgGCCTATTGTTTCAAAACTTTCTCCAGGTTCTGGGAATGTCCTATCACTGACTAGGAATGGGCTGAT contains:
- the Znf821 gene encoding zinc finger protein 821 isoform X1; protein product: MSRRKQTNPNKVHWDQVFAGLEEQARQAMMKTDFPGDLGSQRQAIQQLRDQDSSSSDSEGDEEETTQDEVSSHTSEEDGGVVKVEKELENAEQPVGGGSEVVEHEVTENLNSDPLLELCQCPLCQIDCGSREQLIAHVYQHTAAVVSAKSYMCPVCGRALSSPGSLGRHLLIHSEDQRSNCAVCGARFTSHATFNSEKLPEVLNMESLPQVHSEGPSSAEGKDVTCSPPVYPAGVLLVCNNCAAYRKLLETQTPSVRKWALRRQNEPLEVRLQRLERERTAKKSRRDNETPEEREVRRMRDREAKRLQRMQETDEQRARRLQRDREAMRLKRANETPEKRQARLIREREAKRLKRRLEKMDMMLRAQFGQDPSAMAALAAEMNFFQLPVSGVELDSQLLGKMAFDEQNSSSLH
- the Znf821 gene encoding zinc finger protein 821 isoform X3 — translated: MSRRKQTNPNKVHCDSEGDEEETTQDEVSSHTSEEDGGVVKVEKELENAEQPVGGGSEVVEHEVTENLNSDPLLELCQCPLCQIDCGSREQLIAHVYQHTAAVVSAKSYMCPVCGRALSSPGSLGRHLLIHSEDQRSNCAVCGARFTSHATFNSEKLPEVLNMESLPQVHSEGPSSAEGKDVTCSPPVYPAGVLLVCNNCAAYRKLLETQTPSVRKWALRRQNEPLEVRLQRLERERTAKKSRRDNETPEEREVRRMRDREAKRLQRMQETDEQRARRLQRDREAMRLKRANETPEKRQARLIREREAKRLKRRLEKMDMMLRAQFGQDPSAMAALAAEMNFFQLPVSGVELDSQLLGKMAFDEQNSSSLH
- the Znf821 gene encoding zinc finger protein 821 isoform X2; translated protein: MMKTDFPGDLGSQRQAIQQLRDQDSSSSDSEGDEEETTQDEVSSHTSEEDGGVVKVEKELENAEQPVGGGSEVVEHEVTENLNSDPLLELCQCPLCQIDCGSREQLIAHVYQHTAAVVSAKSYMCPVCGRALSSPGSLGRHLLIHSEDQRSNCAVCGARFTSHATFNSEKLPEVLNMESLPQVHSEGPSSAEGKDVTCSPPVYPAGVLLVCNNCAAYRKLLETQTPSVRKWALRRQNEPLEVRLQRLERERTAKKSRRDNETPEEREVRRMRDREAKRLQRMQETDEQRARRLQRDREAMRLKRANETPEKRQARLIREREAKRLKRRLEKMDMMLRAQFGQDPSAMAALAAEMNFFQLPVSGVELDSQLLGKMAFDEQNSSSLH
- the Znf821 gene encoding zinc finger protein 821 isoform X4, with the protein product MCPVCGRALSSPGSLGRHLLIHSEDQRSNCAVCGARFTSHATFNSEKLPEVLNMESLPQVHSEGPSSAEGKDVTCSPPVYPAGVLLVCNNCAAYRKLLETQTPSVRKWALRRQNEPLEVRLQRLERERTAKKSRRDNETPEEREVRRMRDREAKRLQRMQETDEQRARRLQRDREAMRLKRANETPEKRQARLIREREAKRLKRRLEKMDMMLRAQFGQDPSAMAALAAEMNFFQLPVSGVELDSQLLGKMAFDEQNSSSLH